A stretch of the Cheilinus undulatus linkage group 11, ASM1832078v1, whole genome shotgun sequence genome encodes the following:
- the pqbp1 gene encoding polyglutamine-binding protein 1 has protein sequence MPLPPALLARLAKRGIVKPSEQEVDEEIIAEDYDDNNVDYESTRLENLPPNWYKVFDPACGLPYYWNVETDLVAWLSPNDPSAVVTKPAKKMREGGDERTERPFEKPDRERDRDRDRDRDRDRDRERDRDRERDRDRDRDRDRDRDRDDGRDRDRRKRRDDVAPYGKSKRGRKDDEMDPMDPSAYSDAPRGSWSSGLPKRNEAKTGADTTAAGPLFQQRPYPSPGAVLRANAANQIPKE, from the exons ATGCCTCTGCCCCCCGCCCTGCTGGCCCGCCTGGCCAAGAGAGGGATTGTGAAACCTTCAGAGCAAG AGGTAGATGAGGAGATTATAGCAGAAGATTACGATGACAACAACGTAGATTATGAATCTACCAGACTGGAAAATCTTCCACCAAACTGGTATAAAGTCTTTGATCCTGCCTG TGGTCTTCCCTATTACTGGAATGTGGAGACAGATTTAGTGGCCTGGCTCTCCCCAAACGATCCATCAGCGGTGGTCACAAAACCAGCCAAGAAAATGAGAG AGGGAGGTGATGAAAGAACCGAGAGGCCATTTGAAAAgccagacagagaaagagacagagatcGAGACAGAGATCGGGATCgggacagagacagagaacGTGACAGAGATCGAGAAAGAGATCGGGACAGGGAtcgagacagagacagagatagaGACAGAGATGACGGGAGGGACAGAGacagaagaaagaggagagatgACGTGGCACCATACGGCAAGAGCAAAAGAG GTAGAAAAGACGATGAGATGGACCCCATGGATCCAAGTGCTTATTCTGATGCTCCAAG GGGCTCGTGGTCAAGTGGCCTGCCCAAGCGTAATGAAGCAAAAACAGGTGCAGACACCACAGCAGCAGGGCCGCTGTTCCAGCAGCGACCATACCCGAGTCCAGGTGCTGTGCTCCGGGCTAACGCAGCTAACCAAATACCCAAGGAGTGA
- the timm17b gene encoding mitochondrial import inner membrane translocase subunit Tim17-B: protein MEEYAREPCPWRIVDDCGGAFTMGTIGGGVFQAIKGFRNAPAGVGHRLRGSANAVRIRAPQIGGSFAVWGGLFSTIDCGLVRLRGKEDPWNSITSGALTGAILAARSGPLTMVGSAMMGGILLALIEGFGILLTRYTAQQFQNPIPFAEDPSQLPPKDGGPQQQQQQGAKGEFQ from the exons ATGGAGGAATATGCACGAGAACCCTG TCCCTGGAGGATAGTTGATGACTGTGGCGGAGCGTTCACCATGGGTACAATTGGAGGAGGGGTGTTCCAGGCCATCAAAGGCTTCCGAAATGCTCCTGCA GGTGTGGGACACAGACTGAGAGGAAGTGCAAATGCAGTGAGAATACGAGCCCCACAGATTGGAG GTAGCTTTGCTGTCTGGGGAGGCCTCTTCTCCACCATTGATTGTGGTTTAGTCCGCCTGAGAGGGAAAGAGGATCCTTGGAATTCCATCACAAGCGGAGCTCTGACTGGTGCCATATTAGCAGCACGCA GTGGGCCGTTAACTATGGTGGGTTCTGCCATGATGGGGGGAAtcctgctcgctctcattgagGGATTTGGGATCCTCCTAACCAGATACACAGCACAGCAGTTTCAGAACC CTATTCCCTTTGCAGAGGACCCCAGTCAGCTACCTCCTAAGGACGGGggtccacagcagcagcagcagcagggagcAAAGGGGGAGTTTCAGTAG